The Streptomyces sp. NBC_00510 genomic interval CAGGCCTCCTACACCACCAGCAGCCTGGCGAAGGGCGAGCACAGCTTCTCCGCGACCTTCGTCCCGGCGAACAGCGCGGCCTACACCGGTTCCGACTCCGGTGCGGTCCCGTACCTGATCGGTGACTTCGCCGGCGTCTCCGCCTCGCAGGACATCACCACGACCGTCGAGTCCGGCGCCCTGGTCATCAGCGTCGACAACCCGCACGTCACGCTGCCGTCGCCGGTGCTGAACGCCGACGGCGACCTGCTGACCACCACGGGCGGGATCAACACGGTCACCCTGACCGACGCCCGCGCCGGCAACCCCGGCTGGAGCGTCAGCGGCCAGGTGACCGACTTCTCCGACGGCGGCACGCACGCCATCAACGGCCAGAACCTGGGCTGGACGCCGGACGTGGTCGACCACGCCCCGGCGCAGACCGTCACCGCCGGCTCCGCGGTCTCCGCGGCGCAGGGCGTCGCCCCCGGCGACGCTGGCCAGGGCGGTCTGAAGTCCTCCCGCTCCCTCGCCACCGGTACCGGCCTCGGTACCGCGCACCTGGGTGCGGGCCTCTCCCTGAACGTGCCGACCTCGACCGTGGCCGGCACCTACACCGCGACCCTCACCCTCACGGCGATCTGAGCTGGCGAACGGCCCGGGGGCGGTGACGCCCCCGGGTCCGGCCCGGGCCGGGACGGGCAGCGATGCCCGTCCCGGCAAGCACGTCCCGCACCACCCTGTCCCACCCGCGCCCGATCGGACGACCTGACATGATCACACGATCAGCCCGCCGTATCGCCGGCGTCCTGGCCGCCTGCGTCCTCGCCGTACTCCCGGCCGCCGAAACGGCGTCGGCCGCCGCCCCGCAGGCCGCCGCCTCGCACGCGGCCGCCGCACGACCCGGCGCGGGCCCGAACGGGCGCACCACCTTCGGCGTCCAGCCGTCCACGGCCGACAAGCCCGACGGCCGGCCCAACTACTCCTACGGCGTGACCCCGGGTGCCGTCATCCGGGACCACATCGCCATCTGGAACTACAGCGCCAAGCCCCTGACGCTGAGCGTCTACGCCGCCGACGCCATCAACTCCGCCGAGGGCGGCTTCGACCTGCTCGCGCGGGCCGCCAGGTCCAGCGACGCCGGCACCTGGATCAAGCTCGGCAGGTCCCGGGTGACCGTGGCCGCCCGTTCCCGCGTCATCGTCCCCTTCACGCTGACCGTGCCGCGCACGGTCACCCCCGGCGACCACCCCGCCGGCATCGTCGCGTCGCTGTCCGCGGTGCGCACCGGCGCCAAGGGCGACCGGGTCCAGGTCGACCAGCGCGTCGGCGCCCGGATGTACCTGCGGGTGGCCGGCCAACTCAGGCCGCTGCTCGCCGTCGAGGACCTGCACACCGACTACCACGGCACGGCCAACCCCTTCGGGACCGGCACCGCGACGGTGTCGTACACCGTGCGCAACACCGGCAACGTCCGGCTGGCCGCCGAGCAGACGGTCCGCGTCCGCGACGCGTTCGGGGGCATCGCCACGGTGAAGGGCTCGCGCGACCTCGCCGAGATCCTCCCGGGCAACGCGCTGAGGATCAGCGTCACGGCCACCGGCGTCCTGCCGACGGTGCGGGACACCACCACCGTCTCGGTCGACGCGGTCTCCGTGCGCGGTGACGTCGCGATCCCCGACCTGCCGAGCCTGACCCGCTCCCAGGGCTTTTGGGCCGTGCCCTGGTCCCTGTTCGCCGTCCTGGCGGCCGTCGCCGCGGTGGCCGTCGCGTGGTGGGTCCGCCGCAGGCGCCGCCGCCGCGGACCGCGTCCGGACGCAGCCCGCACCGCCGGGACCGCGCCGAAGAAGCCGGCCCCCGCCTCGCGCGCGTCGGCTCCCGTCGCCATGGTGCTGGCCGCCCTCTCGCTGTGGGCGGCCGCGCCCGCGGCCCACGCCGCGGCACCCGGCGACCTCACGGTCGCGCCGCAGCACGGCAGCGCCGCCGAGCCCATCACCCTGACCGCCGCCGGGCCCTGCCCCGACGGGACGCGGAACGTCATCGCCCGGGTCAAGGGCGCCGGATTCCCCCGCGACGGCAAGATCGTCGTCGGCAACTCCGAGATCGGCACCTACCCGGCGGCACCCGGCGGCGGACTGGTGGTCCCGCTGACCTACACGATGCAGGACTACGCCCTTGACGCGGGCTTCAGCACCCTGCGCGGCACCTACACCTTCACCGTCAGCTGCCTGGAGGCCCCGTTCGGCCTCAAGAGCCTGCGGGACTTCAGCGGTTCGCTCCGCTTCACCTCCAAGACCTCCTACACGGACGGCACCCGGGCCACCCCCGAGAAGCCCGCGGCGGGATCCTCCGCGCAGCCGGGCGGCACGGCAGGGCAGGGGCAGTCGTCCACTCCTGACGGGTCCGGCCCGTCCGCCCCCGCCGGCGGCCCGGGTTCCCCACCCTCCGGTTCCCCGTACGCCTCCGGCGCGCCCGCCGCCCAGGGCGGTGTCACCGGGGTCGTGAACGCCGCCTCGGCCGACCCGGCCGGGGACGGGCACGGCTCCCTCGTCGCCTGGTCGCTCGGCGGCTTCGCGGTCGCCTTCCTGGTGCTCCTGGCGGGAGCCGCCCAGTGGGTGCGGGGGCGCAGGGGACGTGCCGCGCGGGCGGACACGTCCGGCTGAGCACCCGTCACCCCGTCCATCCACAAGCAAGACAAGAGGAGAAAGACAGTGTCCTTCACACGCCTGCACCGCTCGACC includes:
- a CDS encoding DUF916 domain-containing protein, which gives rise to MITRSARRIAGVLAACVLAVLPAAETASAAAPQAAASHAAAARPGAGPNGRTTFGVQPSTADKPDGRPNYSYGVTPGAVIRDHIAIWNYSAKPLTLSVYAADAINSAEGGFDLLARAARSSDAGTWIKLGRSRVTVAARSRVIVPFTLTVPRTVTPGDHPAGIVASLSAVRTGAKGDRVQVDQRVGARMYLRVAGQLRPLLAVEDLHTDYHGTANPFGTGTATVSYTVRNTGNVRLAAEQTVRVRDAFGGIATVKGSRDLAEILPGNALRISVTATGVLPTVRDTTTVSVDAVSVRGDVAIPDLPSLTRSQGFWAVPWSLFAVLAAVAAVAVAWWVRRRRRRRGPRPDAARTAGTAPKKPAPASRASAPVAMVLAALSLWAAAPAAHAAAPGDLTVAPQHGSAAEPITLTAAGPCPDGTRNVIARVKGAGFPRDGKIVVGNSEIGTYPAAPGGGLVVPLTYTMQDYALDAGFSTLRGTYTFTVSCLEAPFGLKSLRDFSGSLRFTSKTSYTDGTRATPEKPAAGSSAQPGGTAGQGQSSTPDGSGPSAPAGGPGSPPSGSPYASGAPAAQGGVTGVVNAASADPAGDGHGSLVAWSLGGFAVAFLVLLAGAAQWVRGRRGRAARADTSG